From Fibrobacter sp. UWB16, one genomic window encodes:
- a CDS encoding SGNH/GDSL hydrolase family protein: protein MPKKFSKWVACWGNATSITDRKEATYAKDLTLRYPIRACFSGSKLRFHFSNLTGTDSVQISEAYIAKSAQSTASETSAAQFEYAPTAITFGGRTSATIPAGEEILSDEIAFNVTAGETFDVSLYFANFTQMNAGTAITGPLSGGKYSYGNFAKSATLPDDLTRKTNWIYFLNTIDIFTEEKNFALVCFGDSITAQDWPDYLTLRCAREGFNNVAIIRRAVSGTRILREYSCITYAAYGLKGATRFPIEMNVAGARTVIVQHGINDIIHPVGVEVNKFRPWSDMPTADDLINGVRSLYITHARKLGLKIYSGTLLPIYGWRTYNENRDIIRTAFNEWLRTAPDFDGCVDFDKAVRGHDDPKAFAAGFDSGDHLHPSAKAYEAMAECVPEELLK, encoded by the coding sequence ATGCCAAAAAAATTTTCAAAATGGGTCGCATGCTGGGGCAACGCCACCTCCATTACAGACCGCAAAGAAGCGACTTACGCTAAAGACTTGACACTCCGCTATCCGATTCGCGCCTGCTTTTCAGGGAGCAAGTTGCGTTTTCATTTTTCTAACCTCACGGGTACAGACTCCGTACAAATTAGCGAAGCGTACATTGCAAAGTCCGCGCAGTCCACTGCCAGCGAAACAAGTGCCGCGCAGTTCGAGTACGCACCTACAGCAATTACGTTCGGCGGTCGTACTTCTGCCACCATCCCCGCGGGCGAAGAAATCTTGAGTGACGAAATTGCATTCAACGTGACCGCAGGTGAGACATTTGATGTGAGCCTCTACTTTGCTAATTTCACACAAATGAACGCAGGCACAGCTATCACGGGCCCGCTTTCTGGCGGCAAGTACAGCTACGGCAATTTTGCCAAAAGCGCGACTCTCCCCGATGATCTCACGCGCAAAACGAACTGGATTTATTTCCTCAACACGATTGACATTTTCACCGAAGAAAAGAACTTTGCGCTCGTCTGCTTTGGCGATTCCATCACGGCACAGGATTGGCCCGATTACCTGACGCTCCGTTGCGCACGCGAAGGTTTCAACAACGTCGCCATCATCCGTCGCGCTGTGAGCGGCACACGCATTCTCCGTGAATACAGTTGCATCACCTACGCGGCTTACGGTCTCAAAGGCGCTACGCGTTTCCCGATTGAAATGAATGTCGCAGGCGCCCGCACGGTCATTGTACAACACGGCATCAACGACATCATCCACCCTGTCGGCGTGGAAGTCAACAAGTTCCGTCCGTGGAGCGACATGCCCACCGCAGACGACCTCATCAACGGCGTGCGCTCGCTCTACATCACGCATGCACGCAAGCTCGGCCTCAAGATTTACAGCGGCACGCTCCTCCCGATTTACGGCTGGCGCACCTACAACGAAAACCGCGATATCATCCGCACGGCATTCAACGAATGGCTCCGTACCGCACCAGATTTCGACGGTTGCGTAGACTTTGACAAGGCTGTGCGTGGTCACGATGATCCGAAAGCATTTGCCGCCGGATTCGACTCGGGCGATCACTTGCACCCGAGCGCCAAAGCGTACGAAGCCATGGCCGAATGCGTCCCCGAAGAATTATTGAAATAA
- a CDS encoding ImmA/IrrE family metallo-endopeptidase: MSLKDSIKQLQKREHMTQDELLRRLGCSRSSLMDHATTEAQAAFQLAFGNNSGRISEAPSFKNEEELEKILTWVRKFPIRALQKMGHIPENAKDADLVRAVFKFMQIGSVAGFENYYCATLQSANPQTYAAWIRLGELQVKRLATDFVPDRKAILANLRFLRTNVFLRNQGTRSIAREALRACGIELIEVEPFLTAPTPICAFFWRGSRPVIQFPTTKMEDSKFLEALFHAVGHLLLHAKHTSCLQLGALSQQAKVSEMHAARPEEIIEIEADRFAQDILLSEAEECELICCGRFYERRCIQHFSGVFHVRPGILVERLQQQGKLNRRTLLNDFKIAV, encoded by the coding sequence ATGAGCTTGAAAGATTCCATTAAGCAACTTCAAAAAAGGGAGCACATGACGCAAGACGAACTCTTGCGTCGTCTCGGCTGTTCCCGTAGTAGCCTTATGGATCACGCGACAACCGAAGCGCAAGCCGCATTCCAGCTCGCTTTCGGGAACAATTCCGGACGCATCTCCGAAGCCCCGTCATTCAAGAACGAAGAAGAGCTCGAAAAAATTTTAACGTGGGTTCGCAAGTTCCCAATCCGCGCATTGCAAAAGATGGGGCATATTCCCGAGAACGCCAAAGACGCAGACCTCGTTCGCGCCGTGTTCAAGTTCATGCAAATCGGGAGCGTCGCCGGATTCGAAAACTATTACTGCGCCACATTGCAATCTGCAAATCCACAGACTTACGCCGCCTGGATCCGCCTTGGCGAACTTCAAGTCAAGCGCTTAGCAACGGACTTCGTGCCTGATCGCAAAGCGATTCTTGCGAACTTGAGATTTTTGCGAACAAACGTATTTTTGCGCAACCAAGGCACCCGCAGCATCGCTCGCGAAGCACTCCGCGCTTGCGGTATCGAGCTCATCGAAGTAGAACCGTTCCTCACGGCACCCACGCCCATTTGCGCATTCTTCTGGAGAGGCTCACGCCCCGTCATCCAGTTCCCGACAACCAAGATGGAAGATTCCAAATTCCTGGAAGCTTTGTTCCACGCGGTCGGGCACTTGCTTTTGCACGCGAAGCACACTTCGTGTCTGCAACTCGGCGCACTCTCGCAACAAGCAAAAGTTTCTGAAATGCACGCGGCACGCCCTGAAGAAATTATCGAAATTGAAGCCGACCGTTTCGCGCAAGACATTCTCCTTTCCGAAGCCGAAGAATGCGAGCTCATCTGTTGCGGTCGCTTTTACGAACGCCGTTGCATCCAGCATTTTTCCGGCGTATTCCATGTGCGCCCGGGCATCCTTGTCGAGCGTTTACAGCAACAGGGCAAGCTCAACCGCCGCACGCTTTTAAACGATTTCAAAATCGCGGTATAA
- the murJ gene encoding murein biosynthesis integral membrane protein MurJ, which translates to MNKAAIIVAVSMLLSRVLGIFREMLLAHAAGVSLEKNALDLAFMIPDILNHVVSTGFLSIIFIPIFTGYKVAGDEKAGWKFFSNVLNTFGLALLILVIPAFIWMKELISLLTVDGVTPELLERATYYGRIILPGQIFIFVGSILVAVQHTRKQFLIPSLTGLIYNIAIVGGGAAGLWLSNHTGNDYGLAGFAWGVPVGAFIGFFALQIFGAKRGGVHYEFIIEPKHPDIARYFKMMLPMSLGVGSMFGLEFIIRSFGANFGTSGISSLNYAYRVMYTLVAVFGFSVSVTSYPDMARLVKEGDFPQLNRKIWKSLSRMFCILIPAVVAVWALSFPAVRILFERGAFHRETTEAISEILRWYLPVSLGLCLQAVLVRSFYACERMWVPTLLNTGIFAATIPAYILLGAPEVGLGIKSVPIIGATGAILQVISMIFMWAKKNGTDGMKEAIFNMARALVAFGIMIAAAVGLDHISGDFVRNASFVTLVVYACAAGIALFTLTLIIQRYLGSKDAKDILNELLGKVLRKLHLAR; encoded by the coding sequence ATGAATAAAGCCGCTATTATTGTTGCCGTTTCGATGCTCCTGAGCCGCGTACTCGGGATTTTCCGTGAAATGCTCCTCGCCCACGCCGCCGGCGTGTCGCTCGAAAAAAACGCTCTCGACCTCGCTTTCATGATTCCGGACATCCTGAATCACGTGGTCAGCACCGGATTTTTGTCGATTATCTTCATTCCGATTTTCACAGGCTACAAAGTCGCAGGTGACGAGAAGGCGGGCTGGAAGTTCTTCAGCAACGTGCTCAACACGTTCGGACTTGCACTTTTGATTCTCGTGATTCCGGCGTTCATCTGGATGAAGGAACTCATCTCGCTCTTGACCGTCGATGGCGTGACGCCTGAGCTCTTGGAACGCGCAACTTACTACGGACGCATTATTCTGCCGGGGCAGATTTTCATCTTTGTCGGTAGCATCCTCGTTGCCGTCCAGCACACTCGCAAGCAGTTCCTGATCCCCTCCCTCACGGGCCTTATCTACAACATCGCCATTGTGGGCGGCGGTGCCGCAGGCCTTTGGCTCAGCAACCACACAGGCAACGATTACGGTCTCGCCGGATTTGCCTGGGGCGTTCCGGTCGGCGCATTCATCGGATTTTTCGCACTCCAGATTTTTGGCGCCAAGCGCGGCGGTGTCCATTATGAATTTATCATTGAACCGAAGCATCCGGATATCGCACGTTACTTCAAGATGATGCTCCCGATGTCTCTTGGCGTGGGCTCCATGTTCGGCCTTGAATTTATCATCCGTAGCTTTGGTGCAAACTTTGGTACAAGTGGCATTTCGAGCCTCAACTACGCCTACCGCGTCATGTACACGCTCGTTGCCGTATTCGGATTCTCGGTCAGCGTCACGAGCTACCCCGACATGGCGCGTCTTGTGAAGGAAGGCGACTTCCCGCAGCTCAACCGCAAAATATGGAAAAGCCTCTCGCGCATGTTCTGCATCTTGATTCCGGCAGTTGTCGCCGTGTGGGCTTTGAGCTTCCCGGCCGTGCGCATTCTCTTTGAACGTGGCGCATTCCACCGCGAAACGACCGAAGCGATTTCTGAAATTCTCCGCTGGTACTTGCCCGTAAGCCTTGGACTTTGCCTGCAGGCAGTTCTCGTCCGCAGCTTCTACGCTTGCGAACGCATGTGGGTCCCGACACTTTTGAACACCGGCATTTTTGCGGCAACCATCCCGGCCTACATTTTGCTTGGCGCCCCCGAAGTGGGTCTTGGCATCAAGAGCGTCCCGATTATCGGCGCTACAGGCGCTATTTTGCAAGTGATTTCAATGATTTTCATGTGGGCTAAAAAGAACGGCACCGACGGCATGAAAGAGGCCATTTTCAACATGGCACGCGCACTCGTCGCATTCGGTATCATGATTGCAGCCGCCGTCGGCCTTGATCACATTTCAGGAGATTTCGTCCGCAACGCAAGCTTTGTAACACTCGTCGTTTACGCCTGCGCCGCAGGGATTGCGCTCTTTACACTCACGCTCATCATCCAGCGTTACCTCGGCAGTAAAGACGCGAAGGACATCCTGAACGAGCTCTTAGGAAAGGTCCTCCGCAAGCTGCACCTCGCACGTTAA
- a CDS encoding T9SS type A sorting domain-containing protein, which produces MEKQKFARVFLNAALVSALSGASFGAFAATSSPNVSLGKNLYVAGAVNSNWKPEVYTDGKLDFNQVSSVSDFALNVGEGPTKLFITWETRGDESWAGEKYVHAASCQHSVDASASLQNFKVMTSANSTNGVDGDWETVAEVGESGAMSRGLAIDFAGKSWFRIVAESPVKNLEEVGAYDISDGANDTWFFMGTSISQMGMKQFAVDSNFAQLIHARFADYYPAMLRGGIGCVTSQGVVDALKYYAEYVGNVRYWAIEMGTNDAWGGSNANVETFTKNLQTIIDTAKAHGITPIIARMIATNPEIAKWQVHQDYLDAIDKLTKDNELPAGPDFYSYFLEHPEELSTSDGVHPAEPKGGQSMHRLWAEAVAPLYKYDPCAGLPDVVGCGATSLPKMHNVNFALPKVSVNGREISISGLRENDRVTVMDAMGHVVWNGSANVSFGTSQVLPKVRAGNYFVNIRGANSNYSTKILIK; this is translated from the coding sequence ATGGAAAAACAAAAGTTTGCGCGCGTATTTTTGAATGCCGCGCTTGTTTCTGCTTTGAGTGGAGCCTCCTTTGGGGCATTTGCAGCTACATCGAGTCCGAACGTGAGTCTGGGCAAGAATCTCTACGTGGCGGGCGCTGTCAATTCCAACTGGAAACCGGAAGTCTATACCGATGGAAAGCTCGACTTTAACCAGGTCTCGTCGGTGTCGGATTTTGCGTTGAACGTGGGCGAGGGTCCGACAAAGCTGTTCATCACGTGGGAGACGCGCGGTGACGAATCTTGGGCTGGCGAAAAATATGTCCACGCGGCAAGCTGCCAGCATTCCGTGGATGCATCGGCGAGCCTCCAGAATTTCAAGGTGATGACGTCTGCGAATTCGACAAACGGCGTAGATGGCGACTGGGAGACTGTTGCCGAGGTGGGCGAGAGCGGTGCCATGTCCCGTGGGCTTGCAATTGATTTTGCTGGGAAGTCCTGGTTCCGCATCGTGGCGGAATCCCCGGTGAAAAATCTCGAGGAAGTCGGCGCTTACGACATTAGCGATGGCGCAAATGATACGTGGTTCTTCATGGGCACGAGCATCAGCCAGATGGGCATGAAGCAATTTGCAGTCGATTCGAATTTTGCGCAGTTGATACACGCGCGTTTTGCAGATTACTACCCGGCGATGCTTCGCGGTGGCATTGGTTGCGTCACGAGTCAGGGAGTTGTCGATGCGCTCAAGTATTATGCAGAATACGTAGGGAACGTGAGGTATTGGGCAATTGAAATGGGAACAAACGATGCCTGGGGCGGCAGCAATGCGAATGTCGAAACATTCACGAAGAACTTGCAGACGATTATCGATACGGCAAAAGCTCATGGTATTACTCCGATTATTGCCCGCATGATTGCAACGAACCCTGAAATTGCAAAGTGGCAGGTACATCAGGATTACCTCGATGCCATCGACAAGCTCACGAAAGATAACGAATTGCCTGCCGGTCCTGATTTCTACAGCTACTTCTTAGAACATCCTGAAGAACTTTCTACAAGCGATGGAGTGCACCCGGCAGAACCTAAGGGCGGACAGTCGATGCACCGCTTGTGGGCAGAGGCGGTGGCGCCTTTGTACAAGTACGATCCTTGCGCTGGTTTGCCAGATGTTGTTGGCTGTGGAGCTACTTCGCTTCCGAAAATGCACAACGTGAATTTTGCATTGCCGAAAGTGAGTGTGAACGGTCGTGAAATTTCGATTTCTGGATTGCGCGAGAATGACCGCGTGACGGTTATGGATGCGATGGGACACGTTGTATGGAACGGTTCGGCGAACGTTTCATTTGGAACGTCGCAAGTTTTGCCGAAAGTGCGCGCGGGAAATTACTTCGTGAATATTCGCGGTGCAAATAGCAATTACTCGACGAAAATTTTGATAAAATAG
- a CDS encoding ABC-ATPase domain-containing protein encodes MKALYQKIRSLQGKNYGLYKSLADRSWDFGDFVLEFLHVQGDPYAPASRVMIKASLLMLGFPSEWGGTFERRLALSDYLYRRLSALVREKYPDRDAAVVFDTAGPEMLVRNALWVDNGELRACLQVRLPGDGRKIQAEAAAEILTMVLPDLVSAALYNSGESKKDGVEPELVEHYRVLAERKEILSQLEERGLCAFVPDGAVLPRASGLSELPMDGAVPFVSPEEMAVTFVANGREIRGMGIPKGITVISGGAFHGKSTLLQALTKSVYPHIPGDGREGIVVSESAVRVGVEDGRSVRGTDLSQFVRDLPGGISTKNFTTACASGSTSEAANLMEAMEAGSDVFLIDEDSSAVNFLIRDVRVRKLLGDDREPLIPLTDRIREIKGRSFILVAGACGDFLDLADNIIVMASYKAECARINGKNVAAGLVGGDGAKIVPGLPAFVEPQCRDFAEYVKPLLPSLRPASAVERQVKVKISGDTLLQIGFLVSDTSKAGALVDKQQRFGAGFMLLNLCQNAASNNDANGESAKATIMERINALCEKIKNVGFRNLPQGLSREMSLPRPIDIACVLYRLRDNGR; translated from the coding sequence ATGAAAGCTCTTTACCAAAAAATTCGCAGTTTACAAGGGAAAAATTACGGTCTTTACAAATCCTTGGCGGACCGCTCATGGGATTTTGGAGACTTTGTGCTGGAATTCCTGCATGTGCAGGGGGACCCGTATGCGCCGGCATCTCGCGTGATGATCAAGGCGAGTTTGCTGATGCTTGGGTTCCCGAGCGAATGGGGTGGCACTTTTGAACGCCGCCTGGCATTGAGCGATTACCTTTACCGTAGGCTTTCGGCGCTTGTGCGCGAGAAGTACCCCGACAGGGATGCTGCGGTCGTCTTTGACACTGCTGGACCTGAAATGCTAGTGCGAAATGCGCTCTGGGTGGATAATGGCGAGCTGCGTGCTTGTTTGCAGGTGCGCTTGCCGGGCGATGGCCGTAAGATTCAGGCGGAAGCTGCTGCCGAAATTTTGACGATGGTCTTGCCGGACTTGGTGTCGGCTGCGCTGTACAATTCGGGCGAATCGAAGAAGGATGGCGTGGAGCCGGAACTTGTCGAGCATTACCGCGTGCTTGCCGAGCGCAAGGAAATTTTGTCGCAGCTCGAGGAACGTGGACTTTGTGCGTTTGTGCCGGATGGCGCCGTGCTTCCGCGTGCATCGGGTTTGAGTGAACTCCCGATGGATGGGGCTGTCCCGTTTGTATCGCCTGAAGAAATGGCGGTGACGTTTGTTGCGAATGGCCGCGAGATTCGTGGCATGGGAATCCCGAAAGGCATTACCGTGATTTCGGGCGGGGCGTTCCATGGAAAATCGACTTTGTTGCAGGCTTTGACGAAATCTGTTTACCCGCATATCCCGGGAGACGGTCGCGAAGGCATTGTCGTGAGCGAATCGGCTGTGCGCGTAGGCGTCGAAGATGGCCGCAGCGTGCGTGGCACGGACCTTTCGCAGTTTGTGCGTGACCTGCCGGGTGGAATTTCGACAAAGAACTTTACGACTGCCTGTGCGTCGGGCTCGACGAGCGAGGCCGCGAACTTGATGGAAGCAATGGAAGCGGGGAGCGATGTCTTCTTGATTGACGAAGACTCTTCTGCCGTGAACTTCCTCATTCGCGATGTGCGCGTGCGTAAGCTTTTGGGCGATGACCGCGAACCGCTTATCCCGTTGACGGACCGCATCCGTGAAATCAAGGGACGTAGCTTTATTCTGGTGGCGGGTGCCTGCGGAGACTTTTTGGACTTGGCGGACAACATCATCGTGATGGCATCGTACAAGGCGGAATGCGCAAGAATCAATGGAAAGAATGTGGCTGCTGGATTGGTTGGCGGGGATGGCGCAAAAATCGTGCCGGGATTGCCTGCGTTTGTAGAACCGCAGTGCCGCGACTTTGCGGAATACGTGAAGCCATTGCTCCCGTCACTCCGCCCTGCGTCTGCTGTAGAGCGTCAGGTGAAAGTGAAAATCTCGGGCGATACATTACTGCAAATCGGTTTCCTCGTCTCGGATACGTCCAAGGCGGGTGCGCTTGTGGATAAGCAACAGCGATTCGGTGCAGGCTTCATGTTGTTGAACCTTTGCCAAAATGCCGCAAGCAACAACGATGCTAATGGCGAGTCTGCGAAGGCGACAATCATGGAGCGAATCAATGCGCTCTGCGAAAAAATCAAGAACGTCGGGTTCCGCAACTTGCCGCAAGGCTTGAGTCGTGAAATGAGCTTGCCGCGCCCTATCGACATTGCGTGCGTGCTCTATCGTCTGCGAGATAACGGAAGGTAA
- a CDS encoding PEGA domain-containing protein, whose protein sequence is MKKLFFFALMMAFLFTTAVADEEDPPPRGKSAIVNIVTEPPNSDVFLGGEPLGKSPIKDREVKSGRQTLVVIDQGFELVNKRVNIWPGKDSRNNLDFSTKIPKGNIKITTNPPRCLIFVDGEQADKTDGAELVVRSLDAGDHVVRAQCSNRKSAEALVKVVGEETVDVHLDATSGKKKKR, encoded by the coding sequence ATGAAAAAGCTTTTCTTTTTTGCCTTGATGATGGCATTCCTCTTCACGACCGCCGTCGCTGACGAAGAAGATCCACCTCCGCGTGGCAAGTCCGCAATTGTCAACATCGTTACCGAACCGCCTAACAGCGACGTGTTCCTCGGTGGCGAACCTCTCGGCAAAAGCCCGATTAAGGATAGAGAAGTCAAGTCTGGCCGCCAGACGCTCGTCGTCATTGACCAGGGCTTCGAACTCGTCAACAAGCGCGTGAACATTTGGCCGGGCAAGGACAGCCGCAACAATCTCGACTTCAGCACCAAGATTCCGAAGGGCAACATCAAGATCACGACGAATCCGCCGCGCTGCCTCATCTTCGTTGACGGTGAACAGGCCGACAAGACTGACGGTGCCGAACTCGTTGTCCGCAGCCTCGATGCTGGTGACCACGTTGTGCGTGCCCAGTGCAGCAACCGCAAGAGCGCCGAAGCCCTCGTGAAGGTCGTTGGCGAAGAAACGGTCGACGTCCATCTCGACGCTACCAGCGGCAAGAAGAAAAAACGCTAA
- a CDS encoding penicillin-binding protein activator LpoB, producing the protein MSKIWLFALCVSFALFTGCASDGGKKVSRLDANSVTDLSGSWNDTDSRLVADEMINDCLGRPWYSQFAAQKGSVPTIVIGKVRNKSHEHIRVETFIKDIERALINSGKAEFVANSNEREDLRNELADQQGNTTEETTKDAGMEIGADLMLTGTINSVIDQEGGEQVVFYQIDMELTDIQSHRKVWLGDKKIKKYVAKSSVKF; encoded by the coding sequence ATGTCAAAAATTTGGCTTTTCGCCCTTTGTGTAAGCTTTGCTCTCTTTACCGGTTGCGCCAGTGATGGTGGCAAAAAAGTCTCCCGCCTCGATGCAAATTCCGTTACCGATCTCTCTGGCAGCTGGAACGATACTGATTCCCGCCTTGTTGCCGACGAAATGATCAATGACTGCCTTGGCCGTCCGTGGTACAGCCAGTTTGCCGCACAGAAAGGTTCTGTGCCGACCATCGTGATTGGCAAGGTCCGCAACAAGAGCCACGAGCACATCCGCGTCGAAACCTTCATCAAGGATATCGAACGCGCCCTCATCAACTCCGGCAAGGCTGAATTCGTCGCCAACTCCAACGAACGCGAAGATCTCCGCAACGAACTCGCCGACCAGCAAGGCAACACCACCGAAGAAACCACCAAGGATGCCGGCATGGAAATCGGTGCTGACCTCATGCTCACCGGTACCATCAACTCCGTCATCGACCAGGAAGGTGGCGAACAGGTGGTCTTCTACCAGATCGACATGGAACTCACTGACATCCAGAGCCACCGCAAGGTTTGGCTTGGCGACAAGAAGATCAAGAAATACGTAGCCAAGAGCAGCGTGAAGTTTTAG
- a CDS encoding response regulator transcription factor, translating to MTQNTSSTNILIIEDEIAIAEGLVDLCELNGYRVKHVIDGESGLAEALSGQYGLVLLDLMLPGMDGFTVCDKIREKDKSLPIIILSAKNSDDDIINGLKFGADDYIPKPFSVPMLLARIEAVLRRSRQTMENEGKLVAGNLRVNFREYTGVRGTEELAFTRKEIEILEYLWNNRDHAIPRSELLRKVWGYENAESVDTRTVDIHITKLRKKIEDDPAHPKLLVTFRGEGYQMRSAPECEKSV from the coding sequence ATGACTCAGAATACAAGCAGCACCAACATCCTCATCATCGAAGATGAAATTGCCATTGCCGAAGGCCTCGTAGACCTCTGCGAGCTCAACGGTTACCGCGTCAAACACGTCATTGACGGCGAAAGCGGCCTTGCCGAAGCACTTTCCGGACAGTACGGACTTGTACTCCTGGACCTCATGCTCCCGGGCATGGACGGCTTTACCGTTTGCGACAAAATTCGCGAAAAAGACAAGAGCCTCCCGATCATCATTCTTTCTGCAAAGAATTCCGATGACGATATCATCAACGGGCTCAAGTTCGGCGCCGACGACTACATCCCGAAGCCGTTCTCCGTGCCGATGCTCCTTGCGCGTATCGAAGCTGTGCTTCGCCGTAGCCGCCAGACGATGGAAAATGAAGGCAAGCTTGTTGCCGGCAACCTCCGCGTGAACTTCCGTGAATACACGGGCGTCCGCGGTACAGAAGAACTGGCATTCACCCGCAAGGAAATTGAAATTCTTGAATACCTCTGGAACAACCGCGACCATGCCATTCCGCGTTCCGAACTCCTCCGCAAGGTCTGGGGTTACGAAAATGCAGAATCTGTGGATACCCGTACGGTTGACATCCACATCACCAAGCTCCGCAAGAAGATCGAAGACGATCCGGCTCATCCGAAGCTGCTCGTCACGTTCCGCGGTGAAGGTTACCAGATGCGCTCGGCTCCAGAATGCGAGAAGTCAGTATAA
- a CDS encoding cell wall metabolism sensor histidine kinase WalK — protein MREVSINKFSTYLSSKYKALRSLILASKDRLIFVAIFIVIAIPVIMLLSHSYAQLQASSLFGYKEHAFSVLQNLNKNITADLAIEDRRSYADYRFIRSVPVFGGEEITMSELAEFPQRSHYVGLVGHFQLDPSGKLSTPVLPDGVLEKIPMVDRVKRVAIRNKISLILNTSGFSAISSPAVASTSSSMEKADSTQKNDSRLIDQIYKQDLDIASTRKKKKNSKHRVEQITETGDFAFGVESTKLDTTGLLVRLINTETTHSMEAEIDFFQAIVDSNYIIFHRTVRRGTDVFIQGFIVDARAYLTNLVKNEIEKYKGVTKGNQQDPLVLAFFHKNKSFVAFGERNNITTELLSESLQAPLSDITFKMYTTQRAPGGEFVFFIGFLMLAVLGIGLISIYHVTQSRVKLAAKRQDFVSAITHELKTPLTAIKMYAELLQNSWVASEEKKQKYYGQIASEADRLSRLIQNVLNLSKLDGNRWNVQLRMDKPKQVLDDFVSTYSKNVEKQGFELTVSSDTDADNISLMIDRDAIMQILMNLVDNSLKFSKNADYKMINVELRIKGTDMYLAVRDYGPGIPPSEMKKVFQEFYRVENEMTRQTSGTGIGLSMVKKLCTLCNMNIELENANPGLRTKIHFPSLSI, from the coding sequence ATGCGAGAAGTCAGTATAAATAAATTCTCTACATACCTCTCTAGCAAGTACAAGGCTCTTCGGAGCCTTATTCTTGCCTCTAAAGATCGTCTCATTTTTGTGGCGATTTTTATCGTTATTGCGATTCCCGTAATAATGCTTTTAAGCCATTCCTATGCACAGTTGCAAGCGTCGTCGCTCTTTGGCTACAAGGAACACGCGTTCTCTGTGCTCCAGAATTTAAACAAGAACATCACGGCTGACCTCGCCATCGAAGACAGGCGTTCTTATGCGGACTACCGCTTTATACGCTCGGTTCCTGTGTTTGGCGGCGAAGAAATCACGATGTCCGAGCTTGCGGAATTTCCGCAGAGGAGCCATTATGTTGGGCTCGTCGGGCATTTCCAGCTGGATCCCTCCGGAAAGTTGAGCACGCCCGTTCTCCCAGATGGCGTGCTTGAAAAGATCCCCATGGTCGACAGGGTCAAACGTGTCGCCATCCGTAACAAGATAAGCCTTATTCTCAACACCTCGGGATTTTCCGCCATCTCCTCGCCTGCAGTCGCATCGACATCGAGCAGCATGGAAAAAGCGGACTCGACGCAAAAGAACGACAGCAGACTTATCGACCAGATTTACAAGCAGGACCTCGACATTGCGAGCACACGCAAAAAGAAAAAGAACAGCAAGCACCGTGTCGAACAAATTACCGAAACTGGCGACTTTGCGTTTGGAGTCGAATCCACAAAGCTCGATACGACCGGCCTTCTGGTCCGCTTGATCAATACCGAAACGACGCATTCCATGGAAGCTGAAATCGACTTCTTCCAGGCTATTGTCGATTCGAACTACATCATCTTCCACCGCACAGTTAGACGCGGTACAGACGTGTTTATCCAGGGCTTTATCGTCGATGCACGAGCTTACCTCACGAACCTCGTGAAAAACGAAATCGAGAAGTACAAGGGCGTTACAAAAGGCAATCAGCAAGACCCGCTCGTGCTCGCCTTCTTCCACAAGAACAAGTCCTTTGTCGCTTTTGGTGAACGCAACAACATCACGACGGAACTCCTCTCCGAATCGTTGCAGGCGCCTCTCTCGGATATCACTTTCAAGATGTACACCACACAGCGCGCCCCGGGCGGAGAATTCGTATTCTTCATCGGGTTCCTGATGCTTGCGGTACTTGGAATCGGCCTTATCTCGATTTACCATGTGACACAGAGCCGCGTGAAGCTCGCCGCGAAGCGCCAGGACTTTGTCTCCGCCATTACGCACGAACTTAAGACGCCTCTCACGGCCATCAAGATGTACGCCGAACTGTTGCAGAACTCCTGGGTGGCTAGCGAAGAAAAGAAGCAAAAGTATTACGGCCAAATCGCCAGCGAAGCCGACCGTCTCTCGAGACTTATCCAGAACGTGCTGAACCTCTCGAAGCTCGATGGCAATCGCTGGAACGTGCAGCTCCGCATGGACAAGCCAAAGCAGGTCCTCGACGACTTCGTCTCGACTTACAGCAAGAACGTCGAAAAGCAGGGTTTCGAGCTTACAGTTTCTTCGGACACGGATGCCGATAACATCAGCCTCATGATCGACCGCGACGCCATCATGCAGATTCTGATGAACCTCGTTGACAACTCGCTCAAGTTCTCCAAGAACGCAGACTACAAGATGATCAACGTGGAACTGCGCATCAAGGGCACCGACATGTACCTCGCCGTACGCGACTACGGTCCGGGCATTCCGCCTTCCGAAATGAAGAAAGTCTTCCAGGAATTCTATAGAGTCGAAAACGAAATGACAAGACAGACGAGTGGCACAGGCATCGGACTTTCGATGGTAAAGAAATTGTGCACTTTATGTAATATGAACATAGAATTGGAAAACGCTAACCCCGGTTTGCGCACAAAAATACACTTCCCAAGTCTGTCCATTTAA